Genomic DNA from Sporichthyaceae bacterium:
GCGCCGTCGCCCAGCAACTCCAGGACCCGGCGGGCGGCGACCGGGTCGGGGATGGTCGCGGTCGCGAAGTACTCCCAGATCCGCGGGTCGGACTCGGCCGCGGGCAGCAGCACCCCGACCGCGCCACGCTCGGCCAACTCCGGCGGCAACGCCCGCCCGGCCCGGCCCACCTGCTGGTAGTAGGCGACCGGGGAGTCCGGCGAGCCGACGTGGACGCAGAAACCCAGGTCGGGCTTGTCGTATCCCATCCCCAGCGCCGAGGTCGCGACCACGGCCTTGAGCTCGTTGGCCCGCAGCGCCGCCTCGATCCGGGCTCTCTCCTCCGGCTCGGTCTGCCCGGTGTAGGCGGCGACGCGGTGACCCTGCCCGCGCAGGAACTCGGCCAACGAGGTGACCGCGTCGACGGTCAACCCGTAGACGATTCCCGAGCCCGGCAAGGAATCCAGCGCCTGCGCGACCCACGCGAACCGGCCGATGCCGTCCAGGCCGCCCACCACCGACAGCCGCAGGCTGGCCCGGGCCAACGGGCCGCGCAGCACCACCGTGTCGGGTCCGAGTTGGCGGGCCACGTCCTGCGTGACCCGGGCATTCGCAGTCGCGGTGGTGGCCAGCACGGGCGCGTCGTCGGCCAGCTTCGTGAGCAGCCGGGTGAGTCGTTGGTAGTCCGGCCGGAAGTCGAATCCCCAGTCGGAGATGCAATGCGCCTCGTCGACGACCAGCAGGCCCGCGCCGGCCAGCAAAGGCAGCGCCACGTCGGCGAAGCGCGGATTGGCCAGCCGCTCCGGAGAGACCAGCAGTACGTCGAGGGAATCGGCCCGCAACGCCTCGAAGGTCTCCTGCCAGTCGGTGACGTTCGCGGAGTTCACCGTCGCGGCCCGCAGCCCGGCCCGCCCGGCCGCCGCGACCTGGTCGCGCATCAACGCCAGCAGCGGTGAGATCACCAGGGTCGGGCCCCGACCGGCGGCGCGCAGGCCCGCCGCGGCCGCCCAGTAGACCGCCGACTTGCCCCACCCGGTGGCCTGCACGAGCAACACCCGACGCCCCTCGAGCAAGGCGTCGACCGCCGCCACCTGATCATCCCGCGGGCTCGCCCCCGGCCCCGCCAGCTGTGCCAGCACTCCGGCCAACGCCCGGTGCCCAGCAGAATCCGCCATTTGTGCCCTCCCCGTCCTCGGGCGCAACTCTGCCGGCGGGGTCCGACAGTTGGCCCCAGCCGGGCGCCTTGGCCCGCGGTGCGCGCTCTGGCGCGCCGGTATAACCGAGTTATACTGACGCAGTGAAGACAGCAATCTCGTTGAGCGACGAGCTGTTCGTGCGCGTCGATCACCACGCCCAGCATTTGGGCATCTCCCGCAGCGAGTTCTTCGCCAAGGCGGCCGCGCGCTATGCCGACGAACTGGACGGGTCCGGGCTGACCGACGCGATCAACCGGGCTCTGGGCGAGGCCGACGAGGACACGGAATTCGTCACTGCCGCGGCGCGGGCCCTGGGCGCGGATGACGCCTGAGCGCGGCGACATCTGGTGGGCAGACCTGGGTGGACCGCGTGGCTCGGCTCCCGCGAAACGGCGTCCGGTGGTGATCGTCTCGGCCGACGCCTACAACCGAAGCGCCCTGGCGACGGTTGTCGCCGTGGTCGTGACGACGAATCTGCGCCTGGTCGGCATTCCCGGCAATGTCCTGTTGCCTGCCGCCGAAACCGGGCTCCCGCAGGACTCGGCCGCGAATGTCAGCCAGATCGCGACTCTGGATCGAGCTCACCTCGACGGCCGGACAGGCACCCTCCCGGCCCGACTGTTGGACGACCTCGACCGTGGGCTCGCCCGCGTACTCGGCCTGCGCCTGGCCTGAGCCGTGCGAACTGCAGCAGCTCAGGTCGCGCCGGTTTCCAGGCTGTGCCATCGACTGCAAGCAGGACGACGCGCTCGATCTGCTCTGCGTGACAGATGTCGAGCAGATGTGGGTCGCAGGTTGCCAGGGCTGGGCCGCCGGCGCCCGCGCAACCTCCCGGCGGACGTGCCGATCGTGGCGTCGACACCCGTACCGTCGAGCAGGCCCATGTGGGCTCAGTAGCTGAAGTCCTCCACCCAGTAGCCGCCGTTGGCGGCCTGGCCGACGCCGATGGACTTGAACTGGCAGTCCAGGATGTTCGCCCGGTGGCCGGGGGAGTTCATCCAGGCCGTCATCACCGTGGTGGCGCTGAAGAATCCCGCGGCGATGTTCTCCCCGCCAGGGTACTTCACGCCGAAGCTCTTGATCCGGTTGTACCAGGTGGTCCCGTCGTAGGAACTGTGGCTGAAGTAGTCCATGGTGGACATCTCCGCCGCGTGGGCGACGGCGGAGTGGTCGAGATTCGCCTTCTGCGACAGGGCGGAGCAACCGGCCAGTGTGCGTTGGGCGTTGACCAACGCGATCACCGTGCGCTGCAGGGCGCTCTGCCCGGAGGCCGCTTGTGCGGTGGTCGGGCTGAGCAGGGTGACACCGGTGGCGGCGGTCAGTGCCCAGGCCGCGGTGCGTACGCCGCGAATTGCTGTCATCTTGGTAGGCCCCGGGGAACGGCCCTGGCCAGTGCCGGGCGACTGATCTGAGGTATCGGCGATCAGGTCTTGGACTTGAGGTTTCCTCAGTCCTGCACAGCTTTGGCCAATGTCACGCAGACCGTCAGGCGGTCGCGATCGGCCGGATTGGCTTGCCTTGTGGCAAATCGGGTCGCGCGGTGGACGGCGCGCACGATCACCCAGGCCCGGGCACGGTCCTCGTCCAGCCCGGCGACCTCGACGAGGGTGGCGAACCGCCCGCGGATCCCGGCGCGGACTCCTCCGGCCAGTTCGTCCCAGCGGTGCCAGAGCATCGGGGCCAACTCGTAGTGCCGGTCGCCGTTGCGCGGCCGCGGTGAGATCGCCAGCCACGGCTCACGGTCACCGGCGAGCACATTCCCGTAATGCAGGTTGGTGTGCAGCAGGGTCCCGGTGCTGGCCGGGTCACTCGCGAGATCGGCGGCCAAGGCAGTGGCCTGCTCGATCAGCCGACGTGGCACGGTCGCGGCCGACTCCTCGCCGGCCACCGCCGCGCACCAGGTCGCCAATTCGGAGTTGACCGTGGGCAGTTGCGGCGGCGCCCCCACGTGCAACCGGCCGTAGAGCTGCGCAACCACCTCGGCGGCCGCGAGGTCCCAGTGCTCGGCCAGGTCGGTGCCGGCCCGCTCCACCAGCAGGGCGTGGCGGTGCGGGTCGGCGCGGAGCAGTTCCACCGCCCCATGCCCGGCCCAGTGCCGCAGGGCCAGGTGCGCGTTTTGGTCGGCGTCGCCGACGAGCACCGCCGCGCGGCCCTCGGCGGTCCGTACGGCCAGGGCCCGATCGGTCGCGGGCAACGGATCGTTGTCGTCCCGGGACAGCTCCCAGTCCTGGAGCAGTTCGGCGAAGCCGGTGGGCGCGGTCACCGGATCGAGGGTAGGCAGCCGGTGGCGGATACGCTCGCGAGCACCCGACCCGCCGGAGGAGCACAAGCGAACATGAACACAGTGACCGTTCGCGACAACCCCGAGCTCAACCGCTACGAGATCCTCGAGGACGACCGCCCGGTCGGATTCTCCGATTACAAGCTCGACGGGGACGTGATCTCGTTCGTGCACACGGAGATCGATGCGGCCTTCGGCGGACGTGGCCTGGGTAGGCAACTGGTGGACTTCGAGCTGAACGACGCGCGTGCCCGCGGGTTGACGGTGCACCCGCTCTGCCCGTACGTGCGCAAGGTGATTGCCGACAACCCCGAGGCCTACCTCTCACTCGTGCCCGAGTCGCAGCGGTCGCGCTTCGACCTGCCGAGTGCTGACTGACCGTCAGAAAGGACGCCGGCCAGTGAATTCCCCGGACTCCGTCGCCTCCGTGCCGTCCCGGCTGCTGCTGGGCTCCGGTCCGAGCCCGGTGCCGGAGTCGGTCCTGGCCGCTTTGGCCCACCCGACCATCGGGCACATGGACCCGGCCTTCGCCGCGGTGATGACCGAGACGATCGAGCTGCTGCGGACGGCTTTCCGCACGACCAACCCGGCGACGTTGCCGATCTCCGGCACCGGCAGCGCCGGTATGGAGGCGATGGTCGCGAACTTCGTCGACCCGGGCGACCGGGTCGTGTGCGGCGTGCACGGCCTGTTCGGCATGCGGATGGCGGACGAGCTGACCCGGGCCGGTGCCGATGTCGTCCGGGTCGAGGCGCAATGGGGCCGGGCGATCGACCCGCAGGCCCTGATCGAGGCGGCGCGCGGTGGTCTGGACGCGATGTTCGTGGTGCACGGAGAGACCTCGACCGGGGTCGCGCAGCCGTTGGACGGCTTGGCGCAGGCCTGCCGGGAGCACGACGCGCTGCTGCTCATCGACTGCGTCACCTCACTGGGTGGCCAGCGGTTGGAGGTCGACGCGGCCGGTGTCGACGTGGCGTTCTCGGGCACGCAGAAGTGCCTGAACGCACCCCCCGGGCTGGCGCCGCTGACCGCGAACGACCGGGCGTTGGCGAAGCTGAAGCGGCGCACGGCGCCGGGGCGCTCGTGGTACTTCGACCTGTCGCTGGTGCTGAACTACTGGTACCCGGACCTGGGCGGGGGCTCGGCCCGCGCCTACCACCACACCGCGCCGGTCAACCTGATCTTCGCGCTGCGGGAGGCCGTCGGGCTGGTCGTCGGCGACGGTTGGCCGGCCGCGACCTGGGAGCGCCACCGGCGGGCCCACCACGCACTGCGCGACGCGTTGGCACTGCTCGGCTGCACCCGGCTGGCCCCGGACGGTGAGCAGTTGCACCCGCTGCTCGGGGTCGCTCCGCCGGTCGACGTCGACGAGGCGAAGATTCGGACGGCGCTGCTGGTCGACCACGGGATCGAGATCTCCGGTGGGCTGGGTCCGCTGGCCGGGAAGTTGTGGCGCATCGGCGTGATGGGTGTCGGGGGGCAGCCGGAGCCGCAGGAACGCCTGGTGCGGGCGTTGGCCGAACTGCTCGGCGCGGATCCGACCGAGCCGTTGGCGGCGTTGGCGGAGGGCTGGCTCGCACCCTGACCCCTACCGCGCGGTAACGTGCGCGGATGCCCGCCGAGAACCCCGACTGGACCGCGAGCGGGGCCTTCGAGGTGTCGCCGGGGGTGCACCGCATCCCGTTGCCGATGCCGACCGACGGCCTGCGCGCGGTCAACGTCTACGCGCTGACCGACCCGACGAAGCCGGAGTCCGGCTGCGTGCTGATCGACTCCGGCTGGGCGTTGGCGCAGTCGCGGGCCGCGCTGGAGGCCGCGCTGGCCTCGATCGGGCACGACCTCGGGACCATCAACCGATTCCTGGTCACCCACGCCCATCGCGACCACTACACGCTGGGCATCGAGGTGCGCCGGACGTTGGGCGCCAAGGTGGCGATCGGGCTCGGCGAGAAGGCGAACATCATCGCCGCGATCAACAGCAAGGGCTCCAGCGAGGCCGGACGCATGCTGCCCGGCTGGGGCGCGATCGAGCTGCTGGACGAGTGGACACGGACCGTGTCCTCCGAGGCCGCGGTGGCGGAGCGCTCGCCCTTCGAGCTGCCGGACGAGTGGATCGAGCCGGACGCCGTCCTGCAGGTCGGTGCGCGCAGCCTCACCGCGATCCCGACTCCCGGCCACACCCGCGGGCACCTGGTGTTCCTGGACGCGCAGGCCGGGGTGCTGTTCAGCGGCGATCACGTGCTGCCGCACATAACCCCGTCGATCGGGTTCGAGGCCTCGCGCCCGGAGAACCCCTTGGGTGACTTCCTCACCTCGCTGCGCCTGCTGCTGGCCTACCCCGACGTGCGCATGTTGCCCGCGCACGGTGGCCCGACGCACTCGGTGCACGTCCGCGTCCACGAGCTGATCGCCCATCACGAGGCCCGGCTGGACGCCACCGAGGAAGCGGTCGTGGCCGGCGCCGGGACCGCGTTCGAGGCCGCCCGTCGACTGGGCTGGACCCGGCACAACCGCTCGTTCGACAGCCTCGACGTGTTCAACCGGGTCCTGGCCACCGGTGAGACCTCGGCCCATCTGATCGTGCTCGCCGAACGCGGCCGCGTGCGGTCCTCCGTCGACGGCGCGGGCGTCGCGATCTACGAACCCAAGTAGACTGACGGCGCGTCAGATCGGAGGCGGGTATGGCAAAACTGCTGATTGTGCATCACACCCCGTCGCCGGCCACGGCTGAACTGCTGGACGCGGTGCGCCGCGGCGCGACCGATCCGGACATCGCCGGCGTCGAGGTGATCCGGCGGGCGGCACTGGCCGCGAGCGCGAGCGACGTGCTGGGCGCCGACGGTTTCCTGCTCGGCACGCCGGCGAACATCGGCTACATGTCCGGGGCGCTGAAGCACTTCTTCGACCAGATCTACTACCCGGTGCTCGATGACACCCGCGGGCGCCCGTACGGGCTGTGGGTGCACGGCAATCTCGACGCCGGCGGGGCGATCCGCGCGGTCGAGTCGATCGCCGACGCGCTGGGCTGGGTCAAGGCGGCCCAACCGGTGGTGGTCGCCGGCGCGCCGACCAAGGACGACCTCGCGGCGTGCCTGGAACTCGGCGGCACCCTGGCCGCCGGCCTGATGGCCTGACCCGGTGGGCCTGGGGCCGGGGTGCCCGAGTGCGGTGTGATGATCTGTGGGCATGAGCCTTCAGTTCGGTGTGTTCGTGCCGCAGGGTTGGAAGAACGAGCTCAAAGGCATCGCCGACCCGGTCGCGAAGTGGGCGAAGGCCGTCGAGATAGCCGAGCTGGCCGAGCAGTTGGGCTTCGACTCCCTCTGGGTCTACGACCACTTCCACAACGTGCCGAAGCCGGCCGAGGAGGCCGTGTTCGAGTGCTGGACGACGCTGGCGGCCATCTCCCAGCGCACGTCGCGGATCATGCTCGGCCAGATGGTCGGGTGCGCCCCGTACCGTAACCCGGCGCTGCTGGCCAAGATCACCGCGAACCTCGACGTGATCTCCGGCGGCCGGCTCATCTGGGGCATCGGCGCGGGCTGGTACCGCAACGAGTTCTCCGGCTACGGCTACGAATTCGCGTCCAACGCCGACCGCATCCGGGTCATGCGGGAGACCGTCTAGATCGTGACCGGGTTGTGGCGCGAGTCGTCGTTCTCCTACTCCGGCCGCCACTTCACCCTCGACCGGGCGCAGTGCGACCCGAAGCCGATCCAGTCCCCGCGTCCGCAGGTGCTCATCGGCGGGGGCGGGGAGAAGCTCACGCTGCGGGTGGTGGCGCGTCTCGGCGACGCCGCGAACTTCGGCGGCAAGCCGCACGAGTTCGCCGCGAAGTGCGAGATCCTCAAGGAGCACTGCGCCGCTGTCGGCCGCGACTACGACGAGATCGCCAAGACGTGGTCGCCGGAGGTTTTCATCCGCGAGACCGAGGCTGAACTCACTGCCGGCGGCAGCCGCAGCGTCTGGGGCGAGGAGTTCGACTCCTGGCGTTCCGGCAACCTCGTCGGCACCCCCGAGCAGGTCGCCGAGAAAGTCGCGACCTACGCCGAACTGGGCTGCACCGGCTTCTACCCGTGGTGCTCGGACTACCCGGACACGACCACCATGCGCCTGCTTGCCGAGCGGGTCATGCCGCAGTTCCGCTGACCCTGCCCGGCCTCCCCACTGGCCTCGCAACCCGACAACTGGCCTCACAACTGGTGGGCAGGGTTGCAACTGCGGAGGCGAGATCCGGCCGGAGATCGCACCAGGGGTTGCAACTCTGCCCAGGTGTGGTGTGAGCCGGGCGTGGTGTGAGAGCCGGGTGTGGGGCGGGCCGGGTGTGGGGCGGGCCGGGTCGGGTGAGAGCCGGGTGAGGCGCGGGCCGGGTGTGGTGTGGGCCGGGCGCGGGCCGGGTGGGTCAGCCGCGGGGTCGGCGGTCGGGCCAGCCGCGCCAGCTGAACAGGTAGCCGGCGAGCACGATGGCAAGGCCGACGTCCTTGTCGCCGAGCAGGTACCCGACGCCGAGCCCGGTCGCGCCCACGGTGCTCCAGCGGGCGACGCGTGCCGCGACAGGTCCACGCAAGTTGCTCAAGAAGTGCTCCGCCCAGACTCGGCCCCCGCCTACATCTGGAATCATCACCCGCCGATCGTGTGGGGATGATGTGAATCGTCCGATTGGGCCGCCGGGGCGGTCGGGAGGATGAGGCTGACGCGGGCGCCCGGCGGCGGGTCGTTGTTGACCGCGTGCACGCTGCCGCCGTGGTTGGCCACGATTGCCGCGACGATCGAGAGCCCCAGCCCGGTGCTGGATCCGGCCAGCCGCGAGGCGCGTGCGGTGTCGGCGCGGCGGAACCGGTCGAAGGCGTGCGGCAGGAAGTCCGCCGGGAAGCCGGGGCCGGTGTCGGTCACGGACAGGCACACCCGCCCGGGGCCGTCGGGTTCCAGCCGGACCTCGACGCGCCCGCCCGGGCCGGTGTGGTCCAGCGCGTTGGACAGCAGGTTGTCCAAGCTGCGCCGCAGGGCCGCCGGGTCGCCCAGCACCGGGAACGCGGCATCGGTGGGCTGCTCCAGCCGCACGCCGGCGCGCTGCGCGCCGGGCAGCCGCGCGGCGACGGCCTCGGCGACGATGTCGGACAGGTCGACCCGTTCGAGGAGCCGCCGGCCGTCCGCGGCCAGCAGCAGCAGGTCCTCGGCCAGGTCCTTGAGCCGGTTGGCCTCGACCCGGGTGGCGGTGACCGCCTCCCGCAGCTGTTCCAGGGTGCGGTTCGGCCGGTCGGCGAGCTCCAGTTCCGCGCACATGATTGCCAGGGGCGTGCGCAACTCGTGCCCGGCGTCGGCGACGAACTCGCGTTGCTGCGACAGCAAGTGGTGCAGCCGGTCGAGCAGGTCGTTGAACGTCACCCCGAGCCGGTGCAGCTCACCGGCAGTGTCCGGCACGCTCAGCCGCGCCTCGGAGTCCGACGCCCCGAGCGAGGCCGCCTGCGCGCGCATCCGCTCGACCGGCGCCAGCGCTGCCCCGGCCAGCAGCCAGGTGCCCACCGCCACCACGACCAGCAGCGCCGGTCCGGCGAACTCCATCGCGTCCTGCACCCGGTCGGCTGCCGCGGCCGTGGACTCCCGGCCGACGCCCACCACGACTGTCCACGTCCCGTCGGCGCGAGGCACCCGGTCGACCCGCAGCCGCAGGTCCTCCCCGGACACGGTGCGATCGACGAGGACCGGGGAGCCCTCCGCGGCCGCCGGCAGCACCGCGTCGACCGACTTCGCCGCCCCGAGCGGTTCGCTGTAGCGGACCGCGCCGGACCCGTCGAGCACGACGACCAGGCCGTCGGTGGTCCGGGCCCGGCCGGCGCTCTGCGCGGTGGCCGGCATGTCCGGGCTGCCCTCGTCGGCCAGTGCCTGCAGGAACGGGGTGGCCCGTGCGGCCAGCACGCTGTCCAACGTCGAGCCCAGGCTGTGGTCCAGTGCTTGGGCGGCCAGGAACCCGAAGACGGTGACCACCACGGCCGCCGCGGCCGTGTAGATGACCACGAGGCGGGCCCGCAGCCCGTGCGGTCTCACCCCGCCTCGCTCGCGTCCAGCCGGTACCCGGCACCGCGCAGCGTGGTCAGGTCCTCCCGGCCGAACGGCTTGTCGATCTTGCGGCGCAGGTAGCCGATGTACTGGTCGACGATGTTGCTCGACGGGTCGAAGGCCATGTCCCAGACGTGCTCGAGGATCCGGGTGCGGGTCAGCACCTCACCGGGGTGGCGCATGAACAGCTCGAGGACCGCGAACTCCTTCGCGGTCAGGTCCAACTCGGTCCCGGCGCGGGTCACCACCCGGGAGACCGGGTCCATGGTCAGGTCGCCGCACTCGAGCACGGTGGGCCGGCTGGTCGTCCCGCGCCGCAGCAGCGCCTGCAGCCGGGCCACCAGTTCGCGCAACGCGAACGGCTTGACCAGGTAGTCGTCGGCGCCGGCGTTGAGCCCGGTGACCCGGTCGTCGACCGAGGTCCGGGCGGTCAGCATCAGCACCGGGGCCCAGCGTTGCCCGGCCCGCAGCCGGCGGCACACCTCGAAGCCGTCGAGGCCGGGCAGCATCGCGTCGAGCACGATCAGGTCGTAGTCCCACTCCAGGGCCATCCACAGCCCCTCGGACCCGTCCGGGGCGACGTCGACCGCGAACCCCTCCTCGACCAGCCCACGACGGATCACCGAGGCCATCGCCGCGGAGTCCTCGACCACCAGTACGCGCACGTGATCAAGCATCCCGCGCCATGGGTGTGCGGTCGATGTGAGCCACCGCCGATCCCCCGTCGGGCATCGCCGCTCGCGGGTGCGAATGGGTCGGGGATCACTGTGAGACCGGTCCCAACCGGGTGTGTCACATGGTCCCTACACCCAGTCTTGGGCAGAGTCGACCAGATGCCCGCGCGGCGGGCGCCTGTCGGACCCCGGCACGGGGCGGTGCGGACCCGACGGACGGCTGACGGCGAAACACTGACGGCGAAACAACAGACACGGGGTAGAGGCACGTGCGTTCGGAACATCCGAGGAGTTCCCGGTTGGGGCTCGCGGCGGCCGGACTGACGTTTCTGGCGGTCGCCGCGATCGGGTTCGGAAATCGCGGCACGCTCGGGCGGGGGTTCGCCCGGCTCGGCACGGCCGACCCGCGCTGGCTGGCGGTCGCGGCCGTGGCCGGGGGGCTGCTGTGGTTGACCGGCACGATCTCCCAGGCCGGGGCGGCGCGCGTCCGGCTCCCGTTCGTTCCGCTGTGCGCGGTCCAGGTGGCCTCGTCGTTCGCGGACCACGTGATGCCGTCCGGCTGCGGAACCATGGCCGTGAACGGCCGTTTCCTGCGTCGTCAGGGCCTGAGCCGCTCGGCGGCGGCCTCGGCGGTGCTGGTGCGCACGTTCGTCGGCTGGGCCGGGCACGTGGTGCTGCTGTTCGCGATCGTGGTCTGGCGCCCAAACGGCATGGGTCGGGTCCCCGGGGTGCCGTGGTGGGCCTGGCCGGTGGGTCTGGCGGGGCTGGTCGGTGCCGGGGTGGGGACCGCGCGGCTGGCCCGCA
This window encodes:
- a CDS encoding DEAD/DEAH box helicase translates to MADSAGHRALAGVLAQLAGPGASPRDDQVAAVDALLEGRRVLLVQATGWGKSAVYWAAAAGLRAAGRGPTLVISPLLALMRDQVAAAGRAGLRAATVNSANVTDWQETFEALRADSLDVLLVSPERLANPRFADVALPLLAGAGLLVVDEAHCISDWGFDFRPDYQRLTRLLTKLADDAPVLATTATANARVTQDVARQLGPDTVVLRGPLARASLRLSVVGGLDGIGRFAWVAQALDSLPGSGIVYGLTVDAVTSLAEFLRGQGHRVAAYTGQTEPEERARIEAALRANELKAVVATSALGMGYDKPDLGFCVHVGSPDSPVAYYQQVGRAGRALPPELAERGAVGVLLPAAESDPRIWEYFATATIPDPVAARRVLELLGDGAARSVPAVEAETGLRRGRLEALLKTLHVDGAVDRDGSGWRATGAEWVYDKAKYDRIVAARRAEAGLMRTYASGTRCLMEVLTEALDDPAAGRCGRCSVCTGELPGPGAAPNAERLAAAAGHLRGRSHTLEPRKLWPTGSGRRGKIGGVAPGRALAFADDPAWTSVIAELAGPDDEPSPDLCDGLVAVLKSWAKDWTTRPVAVVPVPSRSRPRRVAGMAAHVAAVGRLPLLDVLAVDGPTPPEETASATRVEALLSGLRVAGTDPLPRGPVLLVDDVMRTGWTLTVAAALLRDAGAEEVFPLVGHRKP
- a CDS encoding type II toxin-antitoxin system PemK/MazF family toxin, producing MTPERGDIWWADLGGPRGSAPAKRRPVVIVSADAYNRSALATVVAVVVTTNLRLVGIPGNVLLPAAETGLPQDSAANVSQIATLDRAHLDGRTGTLPARLLDDLDRGLARVLGLRLA
- a CDS encoding CAP domain-containing protein, with the protein product MTAIRGVRTAAWALTAATGVTLLSPTTAQAASGQSALQRTVIALVNAQRTLAGCSALSQKANLDHSAVAHAAEMSTMDYFSHSSYDGTTWYNRIKSFGVKYPGGENIAAGFFSATTVMTAWMNSPGHRANILDCQFKSIGVGQAANGGYWVEDFSY
- a CDS encoding aminoglycoside phosphotransferase family protein; protein product: MTAPTGFAELLQDWELSRDDNDPLPATDRALAVRTAEGRAAVLVGDADQNAHLALRHWAGHGAVELLRADPHRHALLVERAGTDLAEHWDLAAAEVVAQLYGRLHVGAPPQLPTVNSELATWCAAVAGEESAATVPRRLIEQATALAADLASDPASTGTLLHTNLHYGNVLAGDREPWLAISPRPRNGDRHYELAPMLWHRWDELAGGVRAGIRGRFATLVEVAGLDEDRARAWVIVRAVHRATRFATRQANPADRDRLTVCVTLAKAVQD
- a CDS encoding GNAT family N-acetyltransferase gives rise to the protein MNTVTVRDNPELNRYEILEDDRPVGFSDYKLDGDVISFVHTEIDAAFGGRGLGRQLVDFELNDARARGLTVHPLCPYVRKVIADNPEAYLSLVPESQRSRFDLPSAD
- a CDS encoding alanine--glyoxylate aminotransferase family protein, with amino-acid sequence MNSPDSVASVPSRLLLGSGPSPVPESVLAALAHPTIGHMDPAFAAVMTETIELLRTAFRTTNPATLPISGTGSAGMEAMVANFVDPGDRVVCGVHGLFGMRMADELTRAGADVVRVEAQWGRAIDPQALIEAARGGLDAMFVVHGETSTGVAQPLDGLAQACREHDALLLIDCVTSLGGQRLEVDAAGVDVAFSGTQKCLNAPPGLAPLTANDRALAKLKRRTAPGRSWYFDLSLVLNYWYPDLGGGSARAYHHTAPVNLIFALREAVGLVVGDGWPAATWERHRRAHHALRDALALLGCTRLAPDGEQLHPLLGVAPPVDVDEAKIRTALLVDHGIEISGGLGPLAGKLWRIGVMGVGGQPEPQERLVRALAELLGADPTEPLAALAEGWLAP
- a CDS encoding MBL fold metallo-hydrolase: MPAENPDWTASGAFEVSPGVHRIPLPMPTDGLRAVNVYALTDPTKPESGCVLIDSGWALAQSRAALEAALASIGHDLGTINRFLVTHAHRDHYTLGIEVRRTLGAKVAIGLGEKANIIAAINSKGSSEAGRMLPGWGAIELLDEWTRTVSSEAAVAERSPFELPDEWIEPDAVLQVGARSLTAIPTPGHTRGHLVFLDAQAGVLFSGDHVLPHITPSIGFEASRPENPLGDFLTSLRLLLAYPDVRMLPAHGGPTHSVHVRVHELIAHHEARLDATEEAVVAGAGTAFEAARRLGWTRHNRSFDSLDVFNRVLATGETSAHLIVLAERGRVRSSVDGAGVAIYEPK
- a CDS encoding NAD(P)H-dependent oxidoreductase, which translates into the protein MAKLLIVHHTPSPATAELLDAVRRGATDPDIAGVEVIRRAALAASASDVLGADGFLLGTPANIGYMSGALKHFFDQIYYPVLDDTRGRPYGLWVHGNLDAGGAIRAVESIADALGWVKAAQPVVVAGAPTKDDLAACLELGGTLAAGLMA
- a CDS encoding ATP-binding protein, encoding MRPHGLRARLVVIYTAAAAVVVTVFGFLAAQALDHSLGSTLDSVLAARATPFLQALADEGSPDMPATAQSAGRARTTDGLVVVLDGSGAVRYSEPLGAAKSVDAVLPAAAEGSPVLVDRTVSGEDLRLRVDRVPRADGTWTVVVGVGRESTAAAADRVQDAMEFAGPALLVVVAVGTWLLAGAALAPVERMRAQAASLGASDSEARLSVPDTAGELHRLGVTFNDLLDRLHHLLSQQREFVADAGHELRTPLAIMCAELELADRPNRTLEQLREAVTATRVEANRLKDLAEDLLLLAADGRRLLERVDLSDIVAEAVAARLPGAQRAGVRLEQPTDAAFPVLGDPAALRRSLDNLLSNALDHTGPGGRVEVRLEPDGPGRVCLSVTDTGPGFPADFLPHAFDRFRRADTARASRLAGSSTGLGLSIVAAIVANHGGSVHAVNNDPPPGARVSLILPTAPAAQSDDSHHPHTIGG
- a CDS encoding response regulator transcription factor, with protein sequence MLDHVRVLVVEDSAAMASVIRRGLVEEGFAVDVAPDGSEGLWMALEWDYDLIVLDAMLPGLDGFEVCRRLRAGQRWAPVLMLTARTSVDDRVTGLNAGADDYLVKPFALRELVARLQALLRRGTTSRPTVLECGDLTMDPVSRVVTRAGTELDLTAKEFAVLELFMRHPGEVLTRTRILEHVWDMAFDPSSNIVDQYIGYLRRKIDKPFGREDLTTLRGAGYRLDASEAG
- a CDS encoding lysylphosphatidylglycerol synthase transmembrane domain-containing protein; protein product: MGLAAAGLTFLAVAAIGFGNRGTLGRGFARLGTADPRWLAVAAVAGGLLWLTGTISQAGAARVRLPFVPLCAVQVASSFADHVMPSGCGTMAVNGRFLRRQGLSRSAAASAVLVRTFVGWAGHVVLLFAIVVWRPNGMGRVPGVPWWAWPVGLAGLVGAGVGTARLARKAEAPGRLPLRRLWEAARDLREGFTVMRDWRRAAALWGGSLTGPVLHSVVLYAVARSIGVQLALVHVLVLYLAAAAVTGILPAPGAVGALDVALIAALVAAGVPGSTAAGATIAYRMITVWLPLLPAGALLVVLIRRRVV